Sequence from the Clostridium saccharobutylicum DSM 13864 genome:
TAAATTCTAAAAGAAAAAAGCATGTATATTATTTCTGCCTGATATGTGGCTTTATTATATAAAATTAATACCTGTAGATTAGAAATAAAAAATTATCTAAGCTACAGGTATTAATTTATATCTTTTATAGATATCTGATTTATAAATCACACTTATGCTTTGAATTTATGTCCAAAAGTAGAAAGAGAGGTGATACATTTGTGTAGTGTTACCTCAAAAAATTTTGATAGCTATGCTTCTTAGATTGTAAGTTGTTCCGTATATGCTTGTTCACAGCATGTCTGTGAAGCAAGCATTGCGGGTACAACTTGCAGTCTTAGAAGCATCTATCAAAATTTTCAGTAGCCGAAACAAATGCATTACCTCTATTTCGGTTATTCACCACATGATCTATAGTTTGGATATCTATAAAGTATGTTATTTATAAATTATACTAACTATTACTTCAACAGTTTCTTTATATGAATTGAAAAGGTTGAATTTGTGTTCAAAATCAGAAGTTGTATAAGCATCGACAGCATTAGTATTTATACAATCATAATAATTAATACAAAGTAAATCACCAGTACAAATTTTAAAGTTCTCATCATCTATATTAGTTTCAAAAATTCCATTTAAGGGATAGAAACAAATAGCTACAAGATTTTTATCATTAGAAAGGTTATACTTAAAATTAAAATCATTTTCAGGTTTTATACTTATATGAGTTAACTCTCCATTATAATTTCTTTTTGTCATTAA
This genomic interval carries:
- a CDS encoding HutD family protein → MSYSVQLIKKEDYTPTFWSGGMATEIITYPLGSTYAEKNFLWRLGFARIDIPESTFTNLPNVSRHLMVTEGRVILTHENKYSKTLVPFEQDSFLGDWNTATKGTCSVFNLMTKRNYNGELTHISIKPENDFNFKYNLSNDKNLVAICFYPLNGIFETNIDDENFKICTGDLLCINYYDCINTNAVDAYTTSDFEHKFNLFNSYKETVEVIVSIIYK